The following coding sequences are from one Kallotenue papyrolyticum window:
- the thiM gene encoding hydroxyethylthiazole kinase: MNELSQRAGAALARLREQRPLIHHITNLVVMNDTANLTLHLGALPVMAHAAEEVADMVALADALVLNIGTLTPAWIESMLLAGQAANQRGIPVVFDPVGAGATPLRTDTSRRLLAALRIAVVRGNPGEIGTLAGLGGEVRGVESVGSGADPVRLAQHLARAANTVVAVTGARDIIADGARVLAVDNGHAWLASLTGTGCMATTAIAAFAAVEDDALIAAASALAAYGVAAELAAQEARGPASFKVALFDQLHALTPELVAHRARIAWLSAEEAADAHR; encoded by the coding sequence ATGAACGAGCTCTCACAGCGCGCCGGCGCGGCGCTGGCCCGCCTGCGCGAACAACGCCCGCTGATCCACCACATCACCAATCTGGTGGTGATGAACGACACCGCCAACCTGACATTGCATCTGGGCGCGCTGCCGGTGATGGCGCACGCCGCTGAAGAAGTTGCCGATATGGTCGCGCTGGCCGACGCGCTGGTGCTCAACATCGGCACGCTGACACCCGCCTGGATCGAGAGCATGCTGCTCGCCGGACAGGCAGCCAACCAACGCGGCATTCCGGTGGTCTTCGATCCGGTCGGCGCGGGCGCGACACCCCTGCGCACCGATACCAGCCGGCGGCTGCTCGCCGCGCTGCGCATCGCCGTAGTGCGCGGCAACCCCGGCGAGATCGGCACGCTAGCCGGCCTAGGCGGCGAGGTCCGGGGCGTCGAAAGCGTGGGCAGCGGCGCCGATCCGGTGCGCCTGGCGCAGCACCTGGCGCGCGCGGCCAACACGGTGGTGGCGGTCACCGGCGCGCGCGACATCATCGCGGACGGCGCGCGCGTCCTGGCGGTGGACAATGGCCATGCCTGGCTGGCCAGCCTGACCGGCACCGGCTGCATGGCGACCACGGCCATCGCCGCGTTTGCCGCCGTCGAGGATGATGCGCTCATCGCCGCGGCCAGCGCGCTGGCGGCCTATGGCGTTGCTGCCGAGCTGGCGGCTCAGGAGGCGCGCGGCCCGGCCAGCTTCAAGGTCGCACTGTTCGATCAGCTCCACGCCCTCACGCCGGAGCTGGTCGCGCACCGGGCGCGCATCGCCTGGTTGTCCGCAGAGGAGGCGGCGGATGCGCATCGCTGA
- the thiE gene encoding thiamine phosphate synthase, whose product MLPRTPDWSLCVITDRRAAGGRSLVELTRAAIRGGATLIQLRDKQASARELLALGEALLAVTRPAGVPLIVNDRLDLALALDADGVHVGQEDLPAATVRRLIGPHRLLGVSAATPEEARAAERDGADYLGVGDLFGTPSKPDAGAPIGLAGLRAVTAVTRLPVLGIGGITSATAAEVIAAGAAGIAVISAVMGASDAEAAARELRAIIDAAHRTTQGAQP is encoded by the coding sequence ATGCTGCCACGTACGCCTGACTGGAGCCTGTGCGTGATCACCGACCGGCGCGCCGCGGGCGGGCGTTCGCTGGTCGAGCTGACGCGCGCGGCGATCCGCGGCGGCGCGACGCTGATCCAGTTGCGCGACAAGCAGGCCTCCGCTCGTGAGCTGCTGGCGCTGGGCGAGGCGCTGCTGGCCGTCACGCGTCCGGCGGGCGTGCCGCTGATCGTCAACGATCGGCTGGACTTGGCGCTGGCGCTGGACGCCGATGGCGTGCACGTTGGCCAGGAGGACCTGCCGGCCGCCACGGTGCGCCGACTGATCGGGCCGCACCGGCTGCTGGGCGTGTCGGCGGCCACGCCCGAGGAGGCGCGCGCCGCCGAGCGCGACGGGGCCGACTACCTGGGCGTCGGCGATCTCTTCGGCACGCCCTCCAAGCCGGATGCCGGTGCGCCGATCGGACTGGCCGGGCTACGCGCTGTGACGGCGGTCACACGCCTGCCGGTGCTGGGCATCGGCGGCATTACCAGCGCCACCGCCGCCGAGGTGATCGCCGCCGGCGCGGCGGGCATCGCGGTGATCTCGGCGGTGATGGGCGCGTCCGACGCAGAGGCTGCCGCCCGCGAGCTGCGCGCGATCATCGACGCGGCGCACCGCACAACCCAAGGAGCACAGCCATGA
- a CDS encoding GatB/YqeY domain-containing protein, whose amino-acid sequence MNLAERLQADLKDAMRAKDELRLTTIRSLRAAIKNEEVAKRTRERSAVVQRLAQERGVSPDTIAASELPEGEPLSDAEIQQVVRSEIKRRQDAAATYRQVGRADAAEREEAEIAILQQYLPRQLSAEELRPLVQAVIEEVGATGKADLKKVMPVLMSRYRDRADGRLLNQLAQELLA is encoded by the coding sequence ATGAACCTGGCCGAACGTTTGCAGGCTGATCTTAAGGACGCCATGCGCGCCAAGGATGAGCTGCGCCTGACCACGATCCGCTCGCTGCGCGCGGCGATCAAAAACGAAGAGGTCGCCAAGCGCACGCGGGAACGCAGCGCGGTGGTGCAGCGTCTTGCCCAGGAGCGCGGCGTTAGTCCGGATACGATCGCGGCCAGCGAGCTGCCGGAGGGCGAGCCGCTGAGCGACGCCGAGATCCAGCAGGTGGTGCGCAGCGAGATCAAGCGCCGCCAGGATGCCGCCGCGACCTATCGGCAGGTAGGCCGTGCCGACGCTGCCGAACGCGAAGAGGCCGAGATCGCGATCCTGCAGCAGTATCTGCCGCGGCAGCTCAGCGCCGAGGAGTTGCGGCCTCTGGTGCAGGCGGTGATCGAAGAGGTGGGCGCAACCGGCAAGGCCGATCTGAAGAAGGTCATGCCGGTGCTGATGAGTCGCTATCGCGACCGCGCCGATGGCCGCCTGCTGAATCAGTTGGCGCAGGAATTGCTTGCCTGA
- a CDS encoding HD family phosphohydrolase, whose protein sequence is MADRQTSRTLAQPAWQRRLTRWAQRSAALLPIARRERRPAQAAGYAPALTFAIFGVVLGLLLGTILAIPLSAGAGIVKGAPSPVRINAPREITFESEVLTRQAQERAASNPANVRYDLNTAVVGQQREALERTLEAISAIHRDSTLSRQDRISALLAQPTLPLSSTLALQILELNDNQWQQVADASRQLYDQIWQNAGGTLTEAELRQLRERELPYLRLAPTLNDTQRALVLSLVDAFLRPNLLVDQQATEAQREAARQSVKPVTVTVRKGENIVREGDIVTDEIYEKLSKLGLVFGAGGSLAILQQMLLGMLAAWLFATYLYRYQRGLWRNRRGLAVIGLLMAVMLLAGRIAVPAWQDVPYVFPLAALGVLITVLFDGRIGLLAVLTLAPLIGMQSEESIGLALTLALGGAAGVFAAHRATRSFTFVWVGLAITLITAAAAVVFWLDPLGGAPVWQIPLYSALNGAQSSVLALGTYQILGRLANVVTPLQLMELAHPNQPLLHRLMREAPGTYHHSMVVSSLAEVAAEDIGADPLLARVGAYYHDIGKILRPYFFTDNQHERANVHDQLDAKTSARIIIDHVTEGEKLARQHHLPQQVIDFIRQHHGTSLVSFFYQRALQEDENVNIEDFRYPGPKPQTREAGILMLADGIEATVRSRAQSGKLRPIRPDAEAPTGGNGAATQSIADVVEQIFNERLRSGQLDECPLTLRDIAIIKQSFIKTLQGIYHPRVDYPS, encoded by the coding sequence GTGGCGGATCGACAGACATCCCGCACATTGGCCCAACCGGCCTGGCAACGTCGGCTGACGCGCTGGGCACAGCGCAGCGCGGCGCTGTTGCCGATCGCCCGCCGCGAACGCCGTCCGGCGCAGGCCGCCGGCTATGCGCCGGCGCTGACCTTTGCCATCTTCGGCGTGGTGCTAGGCCTGCTGCTGGGCACGATTCTGGCGATCCCGCTCTCCGCCGGCGCCGGCATCGTCAAGGGCGCGCCCAGCCCGGTGCGCATCAACGCGCCCCGCGAGATCACCTTTGAGAGCGAGGTGCTGACGCGCCAGGCGCAGGAGCGGGCGGCCAGCAACCCGGCCAACGTGCGCTACGACCTCAACACCGCCGTTGTCGGGCAGCAGCGCGAGGCCCTGGAGCGCACCCTGGAGGCGATCAGCGCCATTCACCGCGATAGCACGCTGTCGCGCCAGGATCGCATCTCGGCGCTGCTGGCACAGCCCACGCTGCCGCTGTCGTCCACCCTCGCGCTCCAGATTCTGGAACTGAACGATAACCAGTGGCAGCAGGTGGCCGATGCGTCGCGGCAACTCTACGATCAGATCTGGCAGAACGCGGGCGGCACGCTCACCGAAGCCGAGCTGCGCCAGTTGCGTGAGCGCGAGCTGCCCTACCTGCGCCTGGCGCCGACGCTCAACGACACGCAGCGCGCGCTGGTGCTCTCCCTGGTAGATGCCTTTCTGCGACCTAATCTGCTGGTCGATCAGCAGGCCACCGAAGCGCAGCGTGAGGCGGCGCGCCAGAGCGTCAAACCGGTCACCGTGACGGTGCGCAAGGGCGAGAACATCGTCCGCGAGGGCGACATCGTCACCGACGAGATCTACGAGAAGCTCTCCAAGCTGGGGCTGGTCTTCGGCGCGGGCGGCAGCCTGGCGATCCTGCAACAGATGCTGCTGGGCATGCTCGCCGCCTGGCTCTTCGCCACCTATCTCTACCGCTACCAGCGCGGCCTGTGGCGCAACCGGCGTGGGCTGGCGGTGATCGGCCTGCTGATGGCGGTGATGCTGCTGGCTGGGCGCATTGCCGTGCCGGCCTGGCAGGACGTGCCCTACGTCTTCCCGCTGGCAGCCTTGGGCGTGCTGATCACCGTGCTGTTCGATGGCCGCATCGGCCTGCTGGCGGTGCTGACGCTGGCGCCGTTGATCGGCATGCAGAGCGAGGAGAGCATCGGGCTGGCGCTGACGTTGGCGCTGGGCGGCGCTGCGGGCGTGTTCGCGGCGCACCGCGCGACACGCAGCTTCACCTTTGTCTGGGTCGGCCTGGCGATCACGCTGATCACGGCGGCCGCCGCTGTGGTCTTCTGGCTCGATCCGCTCGGCGGTGCGCCCGTGTGGCAGATTCCGCTCTACAGTGCGCTCAACGGCGCCCAGTCGAGCGTGCTGGCGCTGGGTACCTACCAGATCCTGGGCCGCCTGGCCAACGTGGTGACGCCCCTGCAACTGATGGAGCTGGCCCATCCCAACCAGCCACTGCTGCACCGGCTGATGCGCGAAGCGCCCGGTACCTACCACCATAGCATGGTCGTCTCCAGTCTGGCGGAGGTGGCCGCCGAAGATATCGGCGCCGATCCGCTCTTGGCGCGCGTCGGGGCCTACTACCACGACATCGGCAAGATTCTGCGGCCCTACTTCTTCACCGATAACCAGCACGAGCGCGCCAACGTCCACGATCAGCTCGATGCCAAGACCAGCGCGCGCATTATTATCGACCATGTGACCGAGGGCGAGAAACTGGCGCGCCAGCACCATCTGCCGCAGCAGGTGATCGATTTCATCCGCCAGCACCACGGCACCAGTCTGGTCTCCTTCTTCTACCAGCGCGCCCTGCAGGAGGATGAGAACGTCAATATCGAGGATTTTCGCTACCCCGGTCCCAAGCCGCAGACGCGCGAAGCCGGCATTCTGATGCTGGCCGACGGCATCGAGGCGACGGTACGTTCGCGGGCACAGAGCGGCAAGCTGCGTCCGATCCGGCCCGACGCGGAAGCGCCGACCGGCGGCAACGGCGCGGCAACGCAGAGTATCGCCGATGTGGTCGAGCAGATCTTTAACGAGCGGCTGCGCTCCGGACAGCTCGATGAGTGTCCGCTGACGCTGCGCGACATCGCGATCATCAAACAGTCGTTCATCAAGACGCTGCAGGGCATCTATCACCCGCGCGTCGATTATCCATCCTAG
- the ybeY gene encoding rRNA maturation RNase YbeY — protein sequence MSSEYVVHIDVDEAYAAEVDPAAIERLVTHVLRGEGVAAPAEVSIWITGAEEVQRLNRDYRGVDAPTDVLSFGAEEGTAPFVTAPDQPRVLGDLAISYPHVVRQAEEYGHSRQRELSYLITHGLLHLLGYDHEQPEQARQMRAREETLLGALGIRRDVEA from the coding sequence ATGTCGTCCGAATACGTGGTGCACATCGATGTTGACGAGGCCTACGCCGCCGAGGTCGATCCCGCGGCGATCGAGCGGCTGGTCACCCATGTGCTGCGCGGTGAGGGTGTGGCCGCGCCCGCCGAGGTGAGTATCTGGATCACCGGCGCGGAGGAGGTTCAGCGGCTCAACCGCGACTATCGCGGCGTGGACGCGCCGACCGATGTGCTCTCCTTCGGCGCGGAGGAGGGCACCGCGCCCTTTGTCACTGCACCCGATCAGCCACGCGTGCTGGGCGATCTGGCGATCTCCTATCCGCACGTCGTGCGTCAGGCCGAGGAGTACGGTCATTCGCGCCAGCGCGAGCTCAGCTACCTGATCACACACGGGCTGCTGCATCTGCTGGGCTATGATCACGAGCAGCCGGAGCAGGCGCGGCAGATGCGCGCGCGCGAAGAAACGCTGCTGGGCGCGCTGGGGATCAGGCGCGATGTCGAAGCTTGA
- a CDS encoding diacylglycerol kinase family protein has protein sequence MSKLELQPGLRTHMARVRLWWRGLLRSFGYAWQGIRWTVRTQRNAQIHVLALLAVIGAGFLFGVSAGEWLALILAMALVLALELLNTAIEAVVDLAMPQRHPLAKRAKDAAAGAVLIAALGAAAVGLIVFGPKMWAWLP, from the coding sequence ATGTCGAAGCTTGAGCTGCAGCCGGGGCTGCGCACGCACATGGCGCGCGTGCGCCTCTGGTGGCGCGGTCTGCTGCGCTCGTTCGGCTATGCCTGGCAGGGCATCCGCTGGACGGTGCGCACGCAGCGCAACGCGCAGATCCATGTGCTGGCGCTGCTGGCGGTGATCGGCGCCGGCTTCTTGTTCGGCGTGAGCGCGGGCGAGTGGCTGGCGCTGATCCTGGCGATGGCGCTGGTGCTGGCGCTGGAGCTGCTCAACACCGCGATCGAGGCCGTGGTCGATCTGGCCATGCCGCAGCGCCACCCGCTGGCCAAACGCGCCAAGGATGCCGCCGCCGGCGCGGTGCTGATCGCCGCGCTGGGCGCAGCAGCGGTGGGGCTGATCGTCTTTGGCCCCAAAATGTGGGCCTGGCTGCCGTGA
- a CDS encoding glycosyltransferase, whose amino-acid sequence MKVLLLAPYPPFPPRGGGQQRIYQFVRHLAREHEVWLLSFSPHAEADAALRELRDRCHVITVRAPRHTLPRRVRALVASPLPDMVLRGRSTFLAAELEDLLARVPFDVVQAESIEMAQYGQRRATGPLAVYDAFNAEYLIQRRACLTDLRRPARWPLALYSLIQWQKLRRYEARLGRRFHGALAVSREDAALLRRLAPDLPLAVVPNGVDTDWFCPLPAEPPATPYLLFTGTLDYRANIDALLWFAREVWPRLRAQHSGLRLVIVGRNPTAAVRALTQQPGIELVGEVDDVRPWFAAAAAYVAPMRIGGGVRLKVLEALAMQQAVVATSMALEGIAGLRPDEHALVADDAPQFAAQVSAVLHDRQRARRLGSAGRALVRAAYDWRAIVPRMVAAWEAWRAAEPLLRPGHR is encoded by the coding sequence GTGAAGGTTCTGCTGCTGGCGCCCTATCCCCCGTTTCCGCCGCGTGGCGGCGGGCAGCAGCGCATCTACCAGTTCGTGCGCCACCTGGCGCGGGAGCATGAGGTCTGGCTGCTCAGTTTCAGCCCGCATGCCGAAGCCGACGCGGCGCTGCGTGAGCTGCGCGATCGCTGCCATGTGATCACGGTACGCGCGCCGCGTCACACGCTGCCGCGCCGCGTGCGCGCGCTGGTGGCGTCACCGCTGCCCGACATGGTGCTGCGCGGACGTTCAACCTTTCTGGCCGCCGAGCTGGAGGATCTGCTCGCGCGCGTGCCCTTCGATGTGGTCCAGGCCGAGAGCATCGAAATGGCGCAGTACGGGCAGCGCCGCGCTACGGGTCCACTGGCGGTGTACGATGCTTTCAACGCCGAATACCTGATCCAGCGCCGCGCTTGCCTGACCGACCTGCGCCGTCCGGCGCGCTGGCCGCTGGCGCTCTACTCACTGATCCAGTGGCAGAAATTGCGGCGCTACGAAGCGCGTCTGGGCCGGCGCTTCCATGGCGCGCTGGCTGTGTCGCGCGAAGATGCTGCGCTGCTGCGGCGGCTGGCGCCCGATCTGCCGCTCGCGGTGGTGCCCAACGGCGTGGATACCGACTGGTTTTGTCCGCTGCCGGCGGAGCCACCGGCGACGCCCTACCTGCTGTTTACCGGCACGCTCGACTACCGCGCCAACATCGATGCGCTGCTCTGGTTCGCGCGCGAGGTCTGGCCGCGCCTGCGCGCGCAACACAGTGGGCTGCGCCTGGTGATCGTCGGGCGCAACCCCACCGCGGCGGTGCGCGCCCTGACGCAGCAGCCCGGCATCGAGCTCGTCGGTGAGGTCGACGACGTACGTCCCTGGTTCGCCGCGGCCGCAGCCTACGTCGCGCCGATGCGCATCGGGGGCGGCGTGCGCCTCAAAGTGCTCGAAGCGCTGGCCATGCAGCAGGCGGTGGTAGCGACTAGCATGGCGCTGGAGGGCATCGCGGGCCTGCGTCCGGACGAGCACGCGCTGGTCGCGGATGACGCGCCGCAGTTTGCCGCGCAGGTGAGCGCCGTGCTGCACGATCGTCAGCGGGCGCGTCGCCTGGGGAGCGCCGGGCGCGCGCTGGTGCGGGCAGCCTACGATTGGCGCGCGATCGTGCCGCGCATGGTGGCCGCCTGGGAGGCCTGGCGCGCCGCGGAGCCATTGCTCCGGCCTGGGCATAGATAG
- a CDS encoding zinc ribbon domain-containing protein has product MPVERVQRNAARGCRPRLSGRSTPSPAPMGCRRSSRLCGMLSCHCMIDDPEEAACNRTGVRLRPMKRLAHPCQWTLSRILRTSTWYGRQEGVSVRVHMCPDCGLTLDRDVNAARNILMLAVNPARTAPPEQNMPGCSKPALGRSPL; this is encoded by the coding sequence ATGCCGGTAGAGCGCGTGCAACGGAATGCAGCAAGAGGATGCCGCCCCCGTCTCTCGGGAAGGAGCACCCCGTCCCCCGCACCGATGGGCTGTCGCCGATCATCACGCTTGTGCGGCATGCTTAGCTGTCACTGCATGATTGATGATCCGGAGGAAGCGGCTTGTAATCGGACAGGCGTACGCCTGAGACCAATGAAGCGCCTTGCTCATCCCTGTCAATGGACGCTTTCTAGGATATTGCGCACCTCAACGTGGTATGGTCGTCAAGAAGGAGTGAGCGTTCGCGTACATATGTGCCCTGACTGCGGCCTCACGCTTGACCGTGACGTGAACGCCGCTCGGAATATTCTGATGCTTGCGGTCAATCCAGCCCGGACGGCGCCGCCAGAGCAGAACATGCCCGGTTGCAGCAAGCCTGCTCTGGGACGCTCCCCGCTTTAG
- a CDS encoding galactokinase — protein MWRVVSPPSQPLPDLERFLAQVNQQTDFFAPERPLAIARAPGRLDLMGGIADYSGALVLQLPLSLATFVAAQRDDAPVLTVLSANAAELGAAPLMRLPLAELTPAAGPRAYAETRRWLAESSAPAWVGYVAGVLAVLQRERGLRSAHGLRLFIYSEVPIGKGLSSSAALEVATMQAICGLCGWQLGGRELALLCQIVENRVVGAPCGVMDQMTAALGQRDQLLALWCQPAELEAPVPLPEEIEVWGIDSGIRHAVSGADYRSVRVGAFMGYRMIAELAGLHVVAAGEGQVRVDDPRWGGYLANIPPSLWEEHYARVIPETLDGASFLERYGGLSDPVTRVEPERIYAVRRPTAHPIREHHRVRLFRALLQRRPLDDETLTLLGELMYQSHLSYSACGLGSDGTDRLVELVRAAGPEYGLYGAKITGGGSGGTVAVLARRGARAAVEAIAQQYSAESGRPAPVVGGSSPGAVAVGLLVARADD, from the coding sequence ATGTGGCGCGTTGTGAGCCCGCCGTCTCAGCCCTTGCCCGATCTGGAGCGTTTCCTGGCACAGGTCAATCAGCAGACCGACTTTTTTGCGCCTGAGCGCCCGCTGGCGATTGCCCGCGCGCCGGGTCGCCTCGACCTGATGGGCGGCATCGCCGATTATTCCGGTGCGCTGGTGCTGCAACTGCCCTTGAGTCTGGCGACCTTTGTGGCTGCCCAGCGCGACGACGCGCCGGTGCTGACGGTGCTCAGCGCCAATGCCGCGGAACTGGGTGCTGCGCCGCTGATGCGGCTGCCACTGGCCGAGCTGACACCCGCCGCCGGGCCGCGCGCCTATGCCGAGACACGCCGCTGGCTGGCGGAGAGCTCCGCGCCCGCGTGGGTAGGCTATGTCGCAGGCGTACTGGCGGTGTTGCAGCGCGAGCGTGGGCTGCGTTCCGCGCATGGTCTGCGCCTGTTCATCTACTCCGAAGTGCCGATCGGCAAGGGGTTGAGCTCGTCGGCGGCGCTGGAAGTGGCTACCATGCAGGCTATCTGTGGGCTCTGCGGCTGGCAACTGGGCGGGCGCGAACTGGCGCTGCTGTGCCAGATCGTCGAAAATCGGGTGGTGGGCGCACCCTGTGGTGTGATGGACCAGATGACCGCCGCGCTGGGGCAGCGCGATCAACTGCTGGCGCTGTGGTGCCAGCCTGCCGAGCTGGAGGCGCCGGTGCCGCTGCCCGAAGAGATCGAGGTCTGGGGCATCGATTCGGGCATCCGTCATGCCGTTTCCGGCGCGGATTACCGTTCGGTGCGCGTCGGCGCGTTCATGGGCTACCGCATGATCGCCGAGCTGGCAGGGCTGCACGTGGTGGCCGCCGGCGAGGGCCAGGTGCGCGTGGATGACCCGCGCTGGGGCGGTTACCTGGCCAACATCCCGCCTTCGCTCTGGGAAGAGCACTACGCCAGGGTCATTCCCGAGACGTTGGATGGCGCCAGCTTTCTCGAACGCTACGGCGGGTTGAGCGATCCGGTCACGCGTGTCGAGCCGGAGCGCATCTATGCCGTGCGCCGTCCCACCGCGCACCCGATCCGCGAGCATCACCGGGTACGTCTGTTCCGGGCGCTGCTGCAACGTCGTCCACTGGACGACGAAACGCTCACGCTGCTGGGCGAGTTGATGTATCAGTCGCACCTGAGCTATAGCGCCTGCGGGCTGGGATCGGACGGCACCGACCGGCTGGTGGAGCTGGTGCGCGCCGCGGGGCCGGAGTATGGCCTGTACGGGGCCAAGATCACCGGCGGTGGCAGCGGCGGGACCGTGGCGGTACTAGCACGGCGCGGCGCGCGCGCGGCGGTGGAGGCCATTGCACAGCAGTACAGTGCCGAAAGCGGGCGTCCGGCGCCGGTGGTCGGAGGGTCGTCGCCAGGGGCGGTAGCCGTTGGGCTGCTGGTGGCGCGCGCCGACGACTAA
- a CDS encoding bifunctional metallophosphatase/5'-nucleotidase: MRQRWSAVGLLLLALLLLSSVPVAAAQGETRTLTILGTSDLHGNLLPWDYYTGKPAEWGLTKVAALIKRERAANPYTLLLDNGDTIQGTPLTFYYNLLEPGTPHPMAVTMNALGFDSTTLGNHEFNYGLGVLNGWINQLTFPALSANTRRSDGSEAYRPYIIKDLDGVQVGILGLTTPTIPTWEKPANIAGLRWDDPVETAKRYVPQMRAAGADVIVIAAHTGWSRAPQDRSPAGWLSDPAGWAETGSLPGENAIIALAQQVPGVDLILAGHSHLEVPKAVINGVVIAEPSYWGRALSKFTVQVQGSGNDWRVVAKDATNLAVRGVEPDAELLKLAYPYHDQTIRYISTPIGTATAPFEGGPRARYTDSPLADLINTVQSEAAAAAGYPVDVSLAAIFTDSGMIPQGQITLRDAYSTYIYDNTLYVMEITGDMLRRALEKNAEYFKQLDPNNLPTDPKGVVAENARDYNWDLYTGIDYTIDLTRPVGQRVTRLQFKGQDVRPDQKLRIAINNYRAGGGGGYAMFKEGTIVWQSTSEIRDLMAEYIQRQGTIDPQRINVKNFTLVPDLYAHYFGSATQPAPSPAPSVAPSPAPSPPAGGTPPAPVTLPDTGLPALPGGLLGGLALSLLAAGSAMRRRSRR, encoded by the coding sequence ATGCGACAGCGATGGTCGGCTGTGGGCCTGCTCCTGCTGGCCCTGCTTCTGCTCAGCAGCGTCCCGGTTGCCGCTGCCCAGGGCGAAACGCGCACGCTCACGATCCTCGGCACCAGCGATCTCCACGGCAATCTGCTGCCGTGGGACTACTACACCGGCAAACCGGCGGAGTGGGGTCTCACCAAAGTGGCGGCGCTGATCAAGCGCGAACGCGCGGCCAATCCCTACACGCTGCTGCTGGACAACGGCGACACGATCCAGGGCACGCCGCTGACCTTCTACTACAACCTACTCGAACCGGGCACGCCGCACCCCATGGCCGTGACCATGAACGCGCTGGGCTTCGACAGCACCACACTGGGCAACCACGAGTTCAACTACGGCCTGGGCGTGCTCAACGGCTGGATCAACCAGCTCACCTTCCCGGCATTGTCGGCCAACACGCGGCGCAGCGATGGCAGCGAAGCCTACCGACCCTACATCATCAAGGATCTGGATGGCGTGCAGGTAGGCATCCTAGGCTTGACCACGCCCACGATTCCCACCTGGGAGAAGCCGGCCAACATCGCCGGCCTGCGCTGGGATGATCCGGTGGAAACGGCCAAACGCTACGTGCCGCAGATGCGCGCCGCGGGCGCAGATGTGATCGTGATCGCCGCGCACACCGGCTGGTCGCGCGCGCCGCAGGATCGCTCGCCCGCGGGCTGGCTCAGCGATCCGGCGGGCTGGGCCGAGACCGGCTCGCTGCCGGGCGAGAACGCGATCATCGCGCTGGCGCAGCAGGTGCCGGGCGTGGATCTGATTCTGGCCGGCCATTCCCACCTGGAGGTACCCAAAGCAGTGATCAACGGCGTGGTGATCGCCGAGCCGTCGTACTGGGGCCGCGCGCTGAGCAAGTTTACAGTGCAGGTGCAGGGCAGCGGCAACGACTGGCGCGTGGTGGCCAAGGATGCCACCAACCTTGCGGTGCGCGGCGTCGAGCCCGATGCCGAGCTGCTCAAGCTGGCCTATCCCTACCACGACCAGACGATCCGCTACATCAGCACACCGATCGGCACGGCCACCGCGCCCTTTGAGGGCGGGCCGCGCGCGCGCTACACCGATAGCCCGCTGGCCGATCTGATCAACACGGTGCAGAGCGAGGCCGCCGCTGCCGCCGGCTACCCGGTGGATGTTTCGCTGGCGGCGATCTTCACCGACAGCGGCATGATCCCGCAGGGTCAGATCACACTGCGCGACGCCTACAGTACCTACATCTACGACAACACGCTCTATGTGATGGAGATCACCGGCGATATGCTGCGCCGCGCGCTGGAGAAGAACGCCGAGTACTTCAAACAGCTCGATCCCAACAATCTGCCGACCGATCCCAAGGGCGTGGTCGCCGAGAACGCGCGCGACTACAACTGGGACCTCTACACCGGCATCGACTACACCATCGATCTAACCAGACCGGTGGGCCAGCGCGTGACGCGCCTGCAGTTCAAGGGCCAGGACGTGCGTCCCGACCAGAAGCTGCGCATCGCGATCAACAACTACCGCGCTGGTGGCGGCGGTGGCTACGCTATGTTCAAAGAGGGCACGATCGTCTGGCAGTCTACCAGCGAAATCCGCGATCTGATGGCCGAGTACATCCAGCGCCAGGGCACGATCGATCCGCAGCGCATCAACGTCAAGAACTTCACGCTGGTGCCCGATCTCTACGCGCACTACTTCGGCAGCGCGACGCAGCCGGCGCCATCGCCCGCCCCCTCTGTGGCGCCATCGCCCGCGCCATCGCCGCCGGCAGGTGGTACGCCGCCGGCACCGGTGACGCTGCCTGATACCGGCCTGCCGGCACTGCCCGGCGGGCTGCTCGGCGGGCTGGCGCTGAGTCTGTTGGCTGCCGGCAGCGCCATGCGCCGACGCAGCCGACGCTGA